The proteins below are encoded in one region of Sporosarcina sp. FSL K6-1508:
- a CDS encoding conserved phage C-terminal domain-containing protein has protein sequence MNLLIKESPLQVLPSLAMEVGLNAAVLLQQLHFRSLISTNVRDGHKWVYKTYEEWKNEEFPFWSVDTIKRAIRKLEESGYIISTSQYNRMKMDKTKWYRINYTMLQGQSVQLAPSMTAESPQEEVQIAPSTEGKMPLAITKEVKSIKKNLVENDLDVVSVIEYLNDKANKQFKASSKATARLVKGRFSEGYTVADCKKVIDTKAKNWLDDPHWQKYLRPSTLFNATNFENYLEESRVSDLPESSPPKPLELDFSKGEA, from the coding sequence ATGAATTTATTAATAAAAGAGTCGCCGCTTCAAGTGCTTCCGTCGCTTGCGATGGAAGTGGGATTAAACGCGGCTGTTTTACTTCAGCAACTGCATTTTAGATCGCTCATCTCGACGAATGTCCGGGATGGGCATAAGTGGGTTTACAAAACATATGAAGAATGGAAAAACGAAGAGTTCCCGTTTTGGTCTGTCGATACGATTAAAAGAGCGATTCGTAAACTGGAAGAGAGCGGTTATATCATTTCGACCTCTCAGTATAATCGGATGAAAATGGACAAGACAAAATGGTACCGCATCAATTATACAATGCTGCAAGGGCAGTCGGTGCAACTTGCGCCTTCGATGACGGCAGAATCACCCCAAGAGGAAGTGCAGATTGCCCCCTCTACAGAGGGCAAAATGCCCCTAGCAATAACCAAAGAGGTTAAGAGTATTAAAAAAAACCTTGTCGAGAACGATCTCGACGTTGTATCTGTCATTGAGTACTTAAATGATAAAGCAAACAAGCAATTCAAAGCATCCTCGAAGGCGACAGCACGATTGGTGAAGGGGCGTTTCTCTGAAGGGTACACAGTGGCGGATTGCAAAAAGGTCATTGACACGAAAGCGAAGAACTGGCTGGATGATCCACATTGGCAGAAGTATTTACGTCCTTCCACGTTATTCAATGCGACGAATTTTGAAAACTATTTGGAAGAATCGAGGGTCAGTGACTTGCCAGAAAGCAGTCCGCCAAAGCCACTCGAATTAGACTTTAGCAAAGGGGAGGCGTAA
- a CDS encoding GNAT family N-acetyltransferase — MNVRILQGSDARLYQELRLSALITNPEAFGSTYESEVKLSLETVIERLVPAKGKFVLGAFDGSGLLVGIVTFVRENNLKFAHKGNVFGMYVAPEGRGRGIGKLLMAELISKAKNCDGLEQINLTVVSENDSAKKLYKSLEFEVYGVEQNALKYNGQYFDEDLMVLKV, encoded by the coding sequence ATGAATGTTCGTATTTTACAAGGATCTGATGCCAGGTTGTACCAAGAATTGCGATTGAGTGCATTAATAACCAATCCAGAAGCATTTGGCTCAACATATGAAAGTGAAGTGAAATTGTCACTAGAAACTGTTATAGAGCGATTGGTACCAGCTAAAGGGAAATTTGTTCTAGGTGCTTTTGATGGGAGTGGTTTGTTAGTAGGAATCGTAACTTTTGTGCGTGAAAACAATCTTAAATTCGCTCATAAAGGTAATGTTTTTGGGATGTATGTAGCACCAGAAGGTCGAGGGCGTGGGATAGGAAAATTACTAATGGCTGAACTAATAAGCAAGGCAAAAAATTGTGATGGATTAGAACAAATAAACTTAACAGTAGTATCTGAAAATGACTCTGCAAAGAAGCTATACAAGTCCTTGGAATTCGAGGTCTATGGGGTAGAACAAAATGCCCTAAAATATAATGGGCAGTATTTTGATGAGGATTTGATGGTTCTAAAAGTCTGA
- a CDS encoding LURP-one-related/scramblase family protein: MRQLYIKQKVYSLSGKFSVKDAEENEVYFVEGSFMQMPKTFSIMDVARQEVAMITKKTFSFLPTFYVEVHGQETVMIKKECSFFRARYSIDAAGIEVQGNWWDMDFEVYQNGELIGAVSKKWFTWGDSYQLEILDDEMEPLLVALVVAIDYAKAAQSAGGGA; this comes from the coding sequence ATGAGACAGTTGTATATCAAGCAAAAGGTATATAGTCTGAGTGGCAAGTTTTCGGTGAAGGATGCAGAAGAGAATGAAGTGTATTTCGTAGAAGGAAGCTTCATGCAAATGCCGAAGACGTTTTCGATTATGGATGTGGCTAGGCAGGAAGTGGCGATGATCACGAAAAAGACGTTTAGCTTCCTACCGACTTTTTATGTCGAAGTGCACGGCCAAGAAACGGTAATGATAAAAAAGGAGTGTTCTTTTTTTAGAGCAAGGTATTCAATTGATGCGGCAGGGATAGAAGTACAGGGGAATTGGTGGGATATGGATTTCGAAGTGTACCAAAATGGGGAACTGATTGGCGCTGTCAGCAAAAAGTGGTTCACATGGGGCGATAGCTACCAGTTGGAAATTCTAGATGATGAGATGGAACCACTTCTCGTAGCGCTCGTTGTGGCAATTGACTACGCGAAAGCAGCCCAGTCTGCTGGGGGCGGGGCATAG
- a CDS encoding CPBP family intramembrane glutamic endopeptidase: MKHTKEKTKNTQKEFNPKDAIFVFSSFAFICVAIIFILIVYDVLTIQSLLSFGQPIKMSISIVSTSFGLLLFGIILAFSIPSKYIDDTNKGFQNYTLFSIFSFMFIGALFEELLFRGIIQNLIFVFTESQWIAIITTTLLFLGFHIQYFKKPIMLMNIAVPSLVFGWIYFETNNILAPFVVHFLMNLGITLLFKYNLIKVK; the protein is encoded by the coding sequence ATGAAACATACAAAAGAAAAAACAAAGAACACACAAAAAGAATTCAATCCAAAAGATGCTATTTTTGTATTCTCATCATTTGCTTTCATTTGCGTTGCTATTATATTTATTCTTATCGTTTATGACGTCCTAACAATTCAAAGTTTACTTTCATTCGGGCAGCCTATCAAAATGTCAATAAGCATAGTGAGTACTTCTTTTGGTTTGCTTTTATTTGGCATAATATTAGCATTTAGTATACCTTCTAAATATATTGACGATACCAATAAAGGCTTTCAAAACTATACACTTTTCAGTATTTTTTCCTTTATGTTTATAGGTGCGTTATTTGAAGAGTTGTTGTTTAGAGGAATTATCCAAAACTTGATTTTTGTATTTACCGAAAGTCAATGGATTGCAATTATTACTACTACTTTATTATTTTTAGGCTTTCATATTCAATATTTCAAAAAGCCAATAATGTTAATGAATATAGCAGTGCCAAGTTTAGTATTTGGTTGGATTTATTTTGAAACAAACAATATTTTAGCTCCATTTGTTGTCCATTTTCTAATGAATTTAGGAATAACATTGTTATTCAAATACAATTTAATTAAGGTTAAATAA
- a CDS encoding 3-isopropylmalate dehydrogenase codes for MSNFFLILMGFFIVFANIIGFISYKKKKNLYFVAFTILLLSVLFGAIGGILALILIRDAFAIFYGMQVGYYLLINSVIVFIIAILVTVFKKYGSRKI; via the coding sequence ATGAGTAATTTTTTCTTAATACTTATGGGCTTTTTTATCGTTTTTGCAAATATTATCGGATTTATATCTTACAAAAAAAAGAAAAATTTATACTTTGTAGCTTTTACAATATTATTGTTATCAGTTTTATTTGGGGCGATCGGCGGTATATTAGCACTAATTCTTATTCGTGATGCTTTTGCAATATTTTATGGCATGCAAGTAGGATACTATTTACTAATAAATAGTGTTATCGTTTTCATTATTGCAATTTTAGTAACTGTATTTAAAAAATATGGTAGCAGGAAAATTTGA
- a CDS encoding replicative DNA helicase, protein MTCLKQIERSVLGTMLSENYLIVDSDVAQDFFISQIHRNIFGCMQALLAKKRPVDYVTLLTMMEPVELGGANYLAELANYASPTKFDRYVDMMCEAWKNREKNKILIQAKEGDWEIGKIQQAFEDLEKEGSARLDTGIKMDLVRMGERPYEEMQHVPGVPTGLHDVDKLLDGFQPAELIVIAARPSMGKTDTLNHFALHAGLAGYKPIIFSLEMSRTSMIDRFIAITGGYNRLRMRNPYTHFTDKQKSNWLPTLARLDEANIHIDDRAGLTVSQMRAAARKMIHTEPKRKPIIFVDYLQIIRGDSPSYNRTEVVGQISNDLKQMAKEFDCPVVCLSQLNRGVENRDNKRPVMSDLRDSGNIEQDADVIGFLYRDDYYNIETDTPGLLEINIAKHRNGPTGTTTVRYVKETGILHSIDWSRERME, encoded by the coding sequence ATGACATGTCTTAAGCAGATTGAAAGAAGTGTGTTAGGAACGATGCTTTCGGAGAATTATTTAATCGTCGATAGTGATGTGGCACAAGATTTTTTCATCAGTCAAATTCACAGAAATATTTTTGGTTGCATGCAGGCGTTACTGGCAAAAAAACGTCCTGTCGACTATGTAACGCTCCTGACGATGATGGAGCCGGTTGAACTGGGCGGCGCAAATTACTTGGCTGAACTGGCGAATTATGCAAGCCCGACGAAATTTGACCGTTATGTTGACATGATGTGCGAGGCATGGAAAAATCGTGAAAAAAACAAGATCCTTATACAAGCGAAAGAGGGGGATTGGGAAATTGGAAAGATACAACAAGCGTTTGAGGATTTAGAAAAGGAAGGCAGCGCAAGACTCGATACGGGCATTAAAATGGATTTGGTACGGATGGGTGAAAGGCCTTATGAAGAAATGCAGCATGTACCTGGCGTACCGACTGGATTGCATGATGTGGACAAATTGCTCGATGGTTTCCAACCTGCCGAATTAATCGTCATTGCTGCGAGACCGTCGATGGGAAAGACTGATACGTTGAACCATTTCGCGCTCCATGCAGGATTAGCGGGCTATAAGCCGATTATTTTTTCGCTAGAGATGAGCAGAACCTCGATGATTGACAGGTTCATTGCGATAACGGGCGGCTATAACCGACTGCGTATGAGAAATCCTTACACACACTTCACTGACAAGCAAAAATCGAACTGGCTCCCGACACTCGCTAGATTGGACGAAGCGAATATTCATATTGATGACCGTGCCGGACTGACAGTGTCCCAAATGCGCGCCGCAGCGAGAAAAATGATACATACGGAGCCGAAGCGAAAACCGATTATCTTCGTCGATTATTTACAAATTATCCGTGGCGACTCCCCGAGCTATAACCGCACGGAAGTCGTAGGGCAAATTAGCAATGATTTAAAGCAAATGGCAAAAGAATTTGACTGTCCTGTTGTTTGTCTATCACAGTTAAACCGCGGTGTCGAAAACCGTGATAACAAACGACCTGTCATGAGCGATTTACGTGACTCAGGCAATATTGAACAAGATGCAGATGTGATCGGCTTTTTATACCGCGATGATTACTACAACATAGAAACAGACACGCCCGGCCTGTTAGAAATAAATATCGCAAAACATCGCAACGGACCTACAGGGACCACAACTGTCCGTTATGTGAAAGAAACAGGCATTCTCCACAGTATAGATTGGTCAAGAGAAAGGATGGAGTGA
- a CDS encoding SDR family oxidoreductase — translation MTNLKGKIAIVTGASRSSGIGASVCLSLADAGADIFFTHWSNFDENEGNGVERDFPSILCDVITKMGVRCHHVEVDLSDPESPINLLNEVENTLGSPSILVNNATFEAPSDYRSLNTDILTKHYQVNNSGTILLSTEFAKRFERAFLGRKGGRIINLVSGGPDPNNLAYIATKGAIIAITEPLSVGLAPIGITVNSVNPGPTDTGWMGQDLKDHFINLFPMGRIGVPADAAKLIRFLASDDSEWITGQIIKSEGGFLGK, via the coding sequence TTGACAAATTTAAAAGGTAAAATAGCTATTGTAACTGGAGCAAGTCGATCAAGTGGTATTGGAGCATCGGTTTGTTTATCACTTGCGGATGCGGGTGCAGATATTTTCTTTACACATTGGAGTAATTTTGATGAAAACGAGGGTAATGGTGTAGAAAGAGATTTTCCAAGTATCTTATGCGATGTGATAACCAAAATGGGAGTGAGATGTCATCATGTCGAAGTTGATTTATCAGATCCTGAATCGCCGATAAACCTCTTAAATGAAGTTGAAAATACTCTTGGTAGCCCAAGTATCCTAGTTAATAATGCTACATTTGAGGCACCCTCAGATTATCGAAGTTTAAATACAGATATTCTTACTAAACATTATCAGGTTAATAATAGTGGAACGATTTTATTAAGTACGGAATTTGCTAAAAGATTTGAGAGAGCTTTTTTGGGAAGAAAAGGTGGAAGAATCATAAATCTTGTTTCGGGTGGTCCAGATCCAAATAATCTAGCCTATATCGCTACTAAAGGTGCTATTATTGCAATTACTGAACCATTGTCAGTTGGACTCGCCCCTATTGGTATAACAGTAAATTCTGTGAATCCAGGACCAACTGATACTGGTTGGATGGGTCAAGACTTAAAAGACCATTTTATTAATCTTTTTCCAATGGGACGTATTGGAGTTCCAGCAGATGCTGCAAAACTCATTAGATTTTTGGCTAGCGATGATTCTGAATGGATTACAGGTCAAATCATCAAATCTGAAGGTGGATTTTTGGGTAAATGA
- a CDS encoding DUF3953 domain-containing protein yields the protein MKILKLILAIIVVALSSYALITGISGGIIPYVLFFLGLMLLVTGITEFREKRKATAITLFLVTGFTFYVLFNILIN from the coding sequence TTGAAAATACTTAAACTTATTTTAGCCATTATTGTTGTTGCTTTATCAAGTTATGCTTTGATAACTGGTATATCAGGAGGAATAATTCCTTATGTATTGTTTTTCTTAGGGTTAATGCTTTTAGTTACTGGAATTACTGAATTTCGTGAAAAACGAAAGGCAACTGCCATTACACTTTTCTTAGTAACAGGATTTACCTTTTATGTTTTATTTAATATTTTAATAAACTAA
- a CDS encoding PadR family transcriptional regulator encodes MAYNGGPMAEAMYYVLLGLMHPNHGYQLMHAITEVSNGRLKMGPGTLYGVLSRMQTEGLIS; translated from the coding sequence ATGGCATATAATGGGGGACCGATGGCTGAAGCAATGTATTATGTACTACTGGGATTAATGCATCCCAACCATGGCTATCAGCTGATGCATGCAATTACAGAAGTTTCGAATGGCAGATTAAAAATGGGACCCGGAACACTTTACGGAGTACTCTCACGAATGCAAACAGAAGGCCTTATTTCATAA
- a CDS encoding tyrosine-type recombinase/integrase: MTIGINSPYSISDLVRGQFKHVLDPKNHVRAHLMEIEQKTGKENKDALSKGVKKAIEVYADQYYEGDSEAYLFRSRKGTNQAISRVQAWTIMSDVANELGLENIGTHSLRKTFGYQQIKRGTNITLLIKTFNHSFESVRLRYTGITQDDMEIVYGTVNFS, translated from the coding sequence TTGACGATCGGTATCAATTCACCCTATAGCATTTCTGATTTAGTCAGGGGACAATTCAAACATGTACTAGATCCTAAAAATCACGTGCGTGCGCACTTGATGGAGATTGAACAAAAAACTGGGAAGGAAAATAAGGACGCCCTTTCTAAAGGGGTCAAAAAAGCGATTGAAGTGTATGCTGATCAGTATTATGAGGGGGATTCGGAAGCCTATTTATTCAGGAGCCGGAAAGGGACGAATCAAGCGATTAGTCGGGTCCAGGCTTGGACCATTATGAGTGATGTAGCGAACGAGTTAGGTCTTGAGAACATCGGGACACATTCCCTTCGAAAAACGTTCGGCTACCAGCAGATAAAGAGAGGGACCAATATTACGCTCTTGATAAAGACGTTTAACCATAGCTTCGAAAGTGTTAGGTTACGGTATACAGGCATCACACAGGACGATATGGAAATAGTCTATGGTACAGTTAATTTTTCTTGA